The Melioribacteraceae bacterium 4301-Me genome window below encodes:
- a CDS encoding efflux RND transporter permease subunit, protein MSLSSISIRRPVLAIVMSLAIILFGAIGFTFLGVREYPSIDPPIITVSTNYTGANADVIESQITEPLEEQINGIAGIRSLTSVSRDGRSTITVEFDVSVDLEAAANDVRDRVSRAGSNLPPDADPPVVSKADADAVPIIFLNVKSGKRDLLALTDIANNIFKERLQTIPGVSQIQIWGERKYSMRIWMDPNKLGAYKITPLDIRNALNRENVELPSGRIEGKNTELTVRTMGRLTTVDDFNNLIIKEANGSLVRVKDIGYAELYPENDKTILKRDGVPMVGVTIIPQPGANYIKIADEFYRRIDQIKKDLPPDIGLGIGFDVTKYIRQSIAEVEETILLAFALVILIIFFFLRDWRTTFIPIIVIPICLIGAFFIMYIVNFSINVLTLLGLVLAIGIVVDDAIVVLENIFKKIEAGMNSFEASIKGTSEIFFAVISTTITLAAVFLPLMFLKGITGRLFVEFGVVIAGAVLISAFVALTLTPMLASKILRKKEKHGKLYILTEPFFKWLESYYRNKLNAFMSKRWLAFTIMGIAFILIIVFGLILPQELAPLEDRSQIRISSTAPEGSSYDFMDSYMNNLIKVLQDSVKGTDALISVTSPGYGSSSSTNTGFVRVILKDPDQRSETQQQIADHITKLVHRLSDAKTFVVQDQSIGTRRGGLPVQYVIQAPNFEKLRDIIPKFLDEARKDPTFALVDVNLKFNKPELLVQINRTKARDLGVSTLDIAQTLQLAYSGQRFGFFIMNGKQYQVIGQVLKQNRNKPIDLASLFVRNNKGDLIQLDNLITLKERSTPPQLYRFNRYVSATVSATLAPGKTIGDGIKAMDNIAAKVLDDTFTTALDGASKDFVESSSSLLFTFLLALVLIYLTLAAQFESFRDPFIIMFTVPLAIAGALFSLWYFNQTINIFSQIGMIMLIGLVTKNGILIVEFANQKKAQGLKIIDAVKEAAVLRFRPILMTSLSTILGTLPIALAIGAGSQSRVSMGIAVIGGLIFSTLLTLFVIPVVYSVFSDKKKEVSNVTLGETEKEILHETAVSK, encoded by the coding sequence ATGAGTTTATCATCAATAAGCATAAGGCGACCAGTACTCGCAATTGTAATGTCGCTTGCAATAATATTATTTGGTGCTATAGGCTTCACATTTCTGGGCGTAAGAGAATATCCAAGCATAGACCCGCCTATCATTACTGTATCGACAAATTATACTGGCGCCAATGCCGATGTGATAGAATCTCAAATTACCGAACCATTAGAAGAACAAATAAACGGAATTGCTGGCATCAGGTCATTAACTTCTGTAAGTAGAGACGGCAGAAGTACAATCACAGTTGAATTTGATGTTTCAGTAGACCTTGAAGCAGCAGCCAATGATGTAAGGGACCGTGTTTCAAGAGCTGGTTCTAATTTGCCTCCCGATGCCGACCCGCCTGTTGTTTCTAAAGCAGATGCAGATGCCGTGCCAATAATTTTTCTTAACGTCAAAAGCGGGAAAAGAGATTTACTCGCTTTAACTGACATTGCCAATAATATTTTTAAAGAACGACTTCAAACAATACCCGGTGTGAGTCAAATACAGATCTGGGGCGAACGAAAATATTCAATGCGAATTTGGATGGACCCCAACAAATTAGGCGCATATAAAATTACTCCTTTAGATATACGAAATGCTCTAAACAGAGAAAATGTTGAACTGCCTTCTGGAAGAATCGAAGGGAAAAATACAGAGCTAACTGTAAGAACAATGGGAAGGTTGACTACAGTCGATGATTTTAACAACCTGATTATTAAAGAAGCTAACGGTTCTTTAGTAAGAGTAAAGGATATAGGCTATGCTGAACTTTATCCGGAAAACGATAAGACTATTCTAAAACGAGATGGCGTACCTATGGTTGGTGTTACAATAATTCCCCAACCAGGCGCAAATTACATTAAAATTGCTGATGAGTTCTACAGACGAATTGACCAAATAAAAAAAGATTTACCTCCTGATATTGGATTAGGAATAGGATTTGATGTGACCAAGTACATACGCCAATCAATTGCTGAAGTCGAAGAAACAATTCTTCTTGCTTTCGCATTGGTTATTTTAATAATTTTCTTCTTCTTAAGAGACTGGCGAACAACATTCATACCCATCATTGTAATTCCTATTTGTCTAATTGGTGCTTTCTTTATAATGTATATTGTAAACTTTTCCATCAACGTGCTTACTTTACTTGGACTCGTATTAGCCATCGGGATTGTAGTTGACGATGCAATTGTAGTCTTAGAAAACATTTTTAAGAAAATTGAAGCTGGCATGAATTCTTTTGAAGCAAGTATTAAAGGGACTTCTGAAATTTTCTTTGCTGTTATTTCCACTACAATTACATTAGCTGCCGTTTTCCTGCCGCTTATGTTCTTAAAAGGAATTACAGGACGTTTATTTGTAGAATTTGGAGTTGTAATTGCGGGCGCAGTCCTAATATCTGCATTCGTTGCTTTAACACTTACTCCAATGCTGGCATCTAAAATTTTACGAAAAAAAGAAAAACACGGCAAGCTTTATATTCTAACTGAACCTTTTTTTAAATGGCTGGAATCGTATTATAGAAATAAACTAAACGCCTTTATGTCGAAACGGTGGCTGGCTTTTACTATAATGGGCATTGCATTTATTTTGATAATTGTTTTTGGTTTAATTTTACCTCAAGAACTTGCACCTTTAGAAGATAGAAGTCAAATAAGAATTTCTTCTACAGCGCCTGAAGGTTCTTCCTACGATTTTATGGATAGTTATATGAACAACTTAATTAAAGTATTGCAAGATTCAGTAAAAGGAACTGATGCATTAATTTCTGTTACTTCACCCGGCTATGGGTCTTCAAGTTCTACCAACACGGGCTTTGTAAGAGTAATATTAAAAGACCCAGACCAAAGGTCAGAAACTCAACAACAAATTGCAGACCATATAACAAAACTTGTTCATAGATTAAGTGACGCTAAAACATTCGTTGTACAGGACCAATCAATTGGAACGAGAAGAGGTGGACTACCAGTTCAATATGTAATTCAAGCGCCAAATTTTGAAAAACTAAGAGACATAATTCCAAAATTTTTAGACGAAGCAAGAAAAGACCCAACATTCGCATTAGTAGATGTTAATCTAAAATTTAACAAGCCCGAACTATTAGTACAAATAAATAGAACCAAAGCAAGAGACCTTGGCGTTTCTACTCTCGATATCGCACAAACTCTGCAACTCGCCTACAGCGGTCAACGATTCGGTTTCTTTATTATGAATGGTAAACAATATCAGGTAATTGGACAAGTATTAAAACAAAATAGAAATAAACCGATTGATCTTGCCTCTCTTTTCGTTAGAAATAATAAAGGGGACTTAATTCAGCTTGATAATTTGATTACATTAAAAGAAAGAAGCACACCTCCACAACTTTACAGGTTCAATAGATACGTTAGCGCTACTGTTTCAGCAACACTTGCACCAGGAAAAACTATAGGCGATGGAATTAAAGCTATGGATAATATAGCCGCTAAAGTATTAGATGATACTTTTACTACGGCATTAGATGGCGCTTCTAAAGATTTTGTTGAAAGCTCATCAAGTTTACTTTTCACTTTCTTGCTCGCCCTCGTTTTGATATACTTAACTCTGGCAGCACAATTTGAAAGTTTTCGCGATCCATTCATCATAATGTTCACTGTGCCATTAGCTATTGCTGGTGCGTTATTCTCACTTTGGTACTTCAACCAAACAATAAACATATTTAGTCAAATAGGAATGATTATGTTAATTGGTCTCGTTACAAAAAATGGCATACTTATAGTTGAATTTGCTAACCAGAAAAAAGCACAGGGATTAAAAATAATTGATGCAGTCAAGGAAGCTGCTGTTTTAAGATTTAGACCGATTTTAATGACAAGTCTTTCCACTATCCTCGGTACACTCCCTATTGCACTTGCAATAGGTGCAGGCTCACAAAGCCGCGTTTCAATGGGTATTGCTGTGATAGGGGGATTAATTTTTTCTACATTGCTTACCCTTTTTGTAATTCCAGTTGTTTATTCTGTGTTCTCAGATAAAAAGAAAGAAGTAAGTAATGTAACATTAGGCGAAACCGAAAAAGAAATACTCCATGAAACTGCTGTATCTAAATAA